One stretch of Deltaproteobacteria bacterium DNA includes these proteins:
- a CDS encoding VacJ family lipoprotein: MKLFASQFFVLSVLFFLLPPLELIAQEFSDTDDFEKSASLDSENENFQEDEKAIYDPIEPLNRAIFNFNDTVDIYFLEPVARIYDCILPRPIKTGVDNFFENIRYPQYLVSDLVQLKFDQVLEHSGRFVVNSTVGVLGLIDVAKHLDLPRHEEDFGLALAYHGVPDGIYWVLPFLGPSNIRDTVGLIVDGFLSPLYVINYTSVAARTKNIAMCSSKGLDIVSSRASALEAVKAAKESSVDYYLFSQSAYYQYRTGLLYDGDPPFDDELEVLDEDLESDDHEEEETEETIEEIEEERE, from the coding sequence ATGAAACTTTTTGCATCTCAATTTTTTGTTCTTAGTGTTTTGTTTTTTTTGCTCCCTCCGCTCGAGCTAATCGCGCAGGAGTTTTCCGACACTGACGATTTCGAAAAATCCGCTTCCCTCGATTCCGAAAATGAAAACTTTCAGGAAGACGAGAAGGCGATTTACGATCCTATAGAGCCGCTTAATCGAGCTATCTTTAACTTTAACGACACTGTAGACATTTACTTTTTGGAGCCGGTAGCACGCATTTACGATTGCATTTTGCCAAGGCCTATAAAAACAGGCGTAGATAACTTTTTTGAAAACATCCGCTACCCTCAATATTTAGTAAGCGATCTAGTGCAACTAAAGTTTGACCAAGTTCTCGAGCATAGCGGGCGCTTTGTAGTAAATTCAACCGTTGGCGTTCTCGGTTTAATAGATGTAGCAAAACATTTGGACTTGCCTCGTCACGAAGAAGATTTTGGATTGGCGCTCGCCTATCACGGCGTCCCAGACGGCATATATTGGGTCTTGCCATTTTTGGGGCCATCTAACATTAGAGACACGGTTGGCCTAATAGTCGACGGCTTTTTGTCCCCACTTTACGTAATCAACTACACTAGCGTAGCCGCAAGAACTAAGAACATCGCCATGTGCTCCTCAAAGGGTCTAGATATAGTGAGTTCGCGCGCTTCAGCACTCGAGGCCGTTAAAGCTGCAAAAGAAAGCTCTGTCGATTACTACTTATTTTCCCAATCGGCATATTATCAATATAGGACTGGATTACTATACGATGGCGATCCACCGTTTGACGATGAGCTAGAGGTATTGGACGAAGATTTGGAGAGCGATGACCACGAGGAGGAAGAGACAGAGGAGACGATAGAAGAAATTGAAGAGGAGAGAGAATAA
- a CDS encoding universal stress protein, translating into MTKKILVPTNFSDEDTSAYEFATSIALQNGASIVLLHVIEAIRDTSFEELAPFYKELEEKALGKIDVIVAEFQRKGLSCESVLVYGKRVDAIVQHAENTNVDLLIMRSHKIAAGEEENRLSDLLTISYKVAILSRCSILLIK; encoded by the coding sequence ATGACAAAAAAGATACTCGTTCCCACGAATTTCTCCGACGAGGACACTAGCGCTTACGAATTTGCCACATCAATTGCCCTTCAAAACGGGGCTAGTATTGTCTTGCTCCACGTCATCGAGGCGATTCGGGACACTTCTTTTGAAGAGCTGGCTCCCTTTTATAAGGAGCTAGAGGAGAAGGCTCTAGGGAAAATCGATGTCATCGTGGCGGAGTTCCAGCGGAAAGGCCTTTCCTGTGAGTCCGTATTGGTCTACGGAAAAAGAGTCGATGCAATCGTGCAGCATGCTGAGAACACTAACGTCGATCTCCTTATAATGCGCTCGCATAAGATTGCCGCTGGAGAAGAGGAAAATCGCCTTTCTGACTTGCTCACTATAAGCTATAAGGTAGCCATTCTATCCCGTTGCAGTATCTTGTTAATTAAATAA
- a CDS encoding CBS domain-containing protein, translating into MTRDLFARDVMRKNVVSLTPSATLQEARDIFLQHKINGVPVVSEDNTLLGVISQTDLVRVLVSRGIDEMVDDSSYVGMVGWGAHGSEAQGVVGDRIKSLCVSDLMSANVFTASPDDSVSLLARNMRLHNIHRIVITERGKVVGLVTSMDMLRIIEGDGEY; encoded by the coding sequence ATGACGAGAGATTTATTTGCCCGCGATGTAATGAGGAAAAATGTGGTTAGTCTCACGCCTTCGGCGACGTTGCAGGAGGCTAGGGATATTTTTCTTCAGCACAAGATAAATGGTGTTCCAGTTGTTTCCGAAGATAATACTTTATTGGGAGTCATATCTCAGACCGACTTAGTAAGAGTCCTGGTTTCTCGTGGGATAGATGAGATGGTAGACGATAGTTCGTACGTTGGCATGGTTGGTTGGGGAGCTCATGGCAGCGAGGCTCAGGGGGTAGTGGGAGATAGGATAAAGAGCCTGTGCGTTTCTGACCTCATGAGTGCCAATGTTTTTACAGCTTCTCCGGACGATAGCGTATCTTTGCTAGCCAGAAATATGCGGCTTCACAATATCCATCGCATAGTGATTACGGAACGAGGAAAAGTAGTTGGTTTGGTTACGAGCATGGATATGTTGCGCATCATAGAGGGAGACGGCGAATATTAA
- the manA gene encoding mannose-6-phosphate isomerase, class I: MTFAAPLKLYCQVMHYPWGKRGADSLIFNLAAANQRDFKLPMAEFWIGTHTNAPATVKLGEQLSPLDELIKNHPSEMLGNDVYEQFGPQMPFLLKVLSIAEPLSIQAHPNKQQAEELHRSDPANYPDANHKPEIAIAISRVEMLLGFKPLDNLISSFRQVPELRELVEYSLLEQLYLLKGNPLRARPVVERVYLDLVSSNSETIAVCSQKLFNRLKTKGQLSPQEVWILSLENRYGRGDIGLFHFFLLNLVTLQPGEAVFVAPKTVHAYLSGDLVECMANSDNVVRVGLTNKFRDVRSLASIVDYHLGYNNAVSIRRDYSSPDLGTYQAPVAEFLVHALCCSEARVEIPRSECFELLFSLDTKAMVTSFLWSIELKPGEAYFVPATAMHHGYAIEPTDGRLFRIEVPLNY; this comes from the coding sequence ATGACGTTTGCTGCCCCACTAAAACTTTACTGTCAGGTCATGCATTATCCTTGGGGCAAGCGCGGTGCAGACTCTTTGATATTCAATTTAGCTGCGGCGAATCAGCGAGATTTCAAGCTACCAATGGCTGAGTTTTGGATTGGCACGCACACCAATGCTCCGGCGACCGTTAAATTAGGCGAGCAGCTTAGTCCTCTCGACGAACTCATTAAGAATCATCCAAGCGAAATGTTGGGGAACGATGTTTATGAGCAGTTTGGGCCACAGATGCCGTTTTTATTAAAAGTGCTATCTATCGCCGAGCCACTTTCCATTCAAGCGCATCCGAATAAGCAGCAAGCTGAGGAGCTTCATAGGAGCGACCCCGCAAACTATCCAGACGCTAACCACAAGCCAGAAATTGCCATAGCGATTAGCCGGGTAGAAATGCTCCTGGGCTTCAAGCCATTAGACAATTTGATAAGTAGTTTTAGGCAAGTCCCTGAACTGCGAGAACTGGTAGAATATTCGCTTTTGGAGCAACTTTATCTATTAAAGGGGAATCCCCTGAGGGCGCGTCCAGTGGTGGAGCGAGTGTATCTCGATTTGGTAAGTAGTAACAGCGAGACCATAGCGGTTTGTTCTCAAAAATTATTTAATAGGCTAAAGACAAAAGGACAGTTAAGTCCGCAAGAGGTATGGATTTTAAGCTTGGAAAATCGCTATGGCAGAGGCGATATTGGCTTGTTTCATTTCTTTTTGTTGAACCTCGTTACGCTGCAACCTGGCGAGGCCGTATTTGTAGCGCCAAAAACTGTGCACGCATACTTAAGCGGGGATTTAGTCGAGTGCATGGCAAATTCTGATAACGTCGTGCGCGTTGGTTTAACGAATAAGTTTAGAGATGTTAGAAGTTTAGCAAGTATAGTCGATTATCATCTAGGCTATAATAATGCCGTAAGCATTAGGCGGGATTACAGTTCCCCAGATCTAGGCACCTACCAGGCTCCGGTTGCAGAGTTTTTAGTCCATGCGCTTTGCTGTAGCGAGGCCCGCGTCGAGATTCCACGCAGCGAGTGCTTCGAGTTATTGTTTTCCCTCGACACAAAAGCAATGGTTACTTCCTTTTTGTGGAGTATCGAGCTAAAGCCAGGCGAAGCCTACTTTGTTCCGGCCACTGCTATGCACCACGGTTATGCAATAGAACCAACTGATGGCCGCCTCTTCCGCATCGAAGTGCCGCTAAACTATTAA
- a CDS encoding response regulator produces the protein MSKVMIVDDMAIFRDPIAAALKQEGFEVCRAANGVEALDQVKRETPDLILLDIAMPEMDGMTFLETIRKNEQWYELPVILLTAVNDKSYILRARDLNAQEYLVKSYFSLDELIKYVRKYTDVPNIKAKAPDKSEEPKQKKASKPFKPINPISEQECASRIANQRTITPLSEVIRKVVQSTASPNVNRLDLAALIAQDPVLTSRTLQLANTAAYATTGNRTVSIDEAIVRIGFDRVRDVATTVGIVDSYSSDSETRIDILRHTEHCLAVATLMARVPYLDMQTKTLGYTLGLCHDLTNIVIRQEFPDHFAQAIDIALASDTEFTSVLERFLGIPYERLVAVTLSGIGLPHAIIKPAIDHFNCQNGKLDFNNLPSHLAMALNLTNLYCIAHCFTPSTAYTIRPVAKLEHRRVYGELSISIGDVESALQGIRPTVISLARLSAKSEKLLRRQLFPKKTLKLCYIRDDYYSAVDPLQMALSSMVDIQVLNSLSEADPLLSDCDGLVVATPILDTSSALYKAAISLVNKPGLATFHLAFVTAENSLSRSALPAHVDVMTYPLSLARLGEYLTAVECHKKKKELGDANQTLV, from the coding sequence ATGAGCAAGGTAATGATCGTCGACGATATGGCGATTTTTCGCGACCCGATCGCCGCGGCCCTGAAACAAGAAGGTTTTGAAGTATGTCGCGCGGCAAACGGCGTTGAGGCTCTGGATCAGGTAAAAAGAGAAACTCCTGATTTAATTCTCCTAGACATTGCAATGCCAGAAATGGATGGCATGACATTTCTCGAAACGATTCGCAAAAACGAACAATGGTACGAGCTCCCAGTCATTCTGCTCACCGCTGTGAACGATAAGAGCTACATCCTGCGCGCAAGAGATTTAAACGCCCAGGAATATCTCGTAAAATCATATTTTTCCTTAGACGAACTAATAAAATACGTCCGCAAATATACAGACGTCCCCAATATCAAAGCTAAAGCGCCTGACAAGAGCGAGGAACCGAAGCAAAAAAAAGCCAGCAAACCATTTAAGCCCATAAACCCAATATCTGAGCAGGAATGCGCGTCCAGAATAGCGAATCAAAGAACAATTACACCTTTGAGCGAAGTAATTCGCAAGGTGGTGCAAAGCACTGCTTCGCCAAATGTCAATCGACTGGATTTAGCGGCACTCATTGCACAAGATCCGGTTTTAACAAGCCGAACTTTGCAGCTTGCCAACACTGCTGCCTATGCCACAACTGGAAATAGAACTGTCAGCATAGACGAAGCTATTGTTCGAATCGGCTTTGATAGAGTGCGAGATGTCGCAACTACCGTTGGCATTGTCGATTCGTATTCAAGTGACAGCGAGACGAGAATCGACATATTGCGCCACACCGAACATTGCCTAGCCGTGGCAACGCTCATGGCACGTGTCCCGTACTTAGACATGCAGACTAAAACTCTTGGATATACTTTGGGCTTGTGCCATGACCTAACGAATATCGTTATACGCCAAGAGTTTCCAGATCACTTCGCACAAGCTATCGACATTGCTTTAGCGAGCGACACAGAATTTACCTCAGTCTTAGAGCGTTTTTTAGGCATCCCTTATGAAAGACTAGTAGCTGTCACACTTTCTGGAATTGGATTGCCCCACGCAATTATTAAACCTGCTATCGACCACTTTAATTGTCAAAATGGCAAATTGGACTTCAATAATTTACCAAGCCATCTAGCAATGGCGCTTAATCTAACTAACCTATATTGCATAGCTCACTGCTTTACACCTTCAACTGCATACACAATCCGCCCAGTTGCCAAACTCGAACATAGACGTGTTTACGGCGAGCTAAGTATTTCGATTGGCGACGTGGAAAGCGCCTTGCAAGGCATTAGGCCAACTGTAATTTCATTGGCGAGGCTATCGGCAAAAAGCGAAAAGCTCCTGAGACGCCAGCTTTTTCCAAAAAAGACCTTAAAACTGTGCTACATAAGAGACGATTATTACAGCGCCGTCGACCCGCTACAAATGGCATTAAGCAGCATGGTCGACATACAAGTGCTAAACTCCCTCTCGGAAGCCGATCCACTACTTAGCGATTGCGACGGCTTGGTAGTGGCCACCCCGATACTCGATACTAGCTCTGCGCTGTACAAAGCCGCCATCTCTCTCGTAAACAAGCCAGGCCTCGCCACATTTCACCTAGCATTCGTAACCGCTGAAAACTCTCTAAGCCGCTCCGCACTTCCGGCCCACGTCGATGTCATGACCTACCCACTCTCCCTAGCCCGTCTAGGAGAATATCTAACTGCCGTCGAATGCCACAAAAAGAAAAAAGAACTTGGAGATGCCAACCAAACTCTTGTCTAA
- a CDS encoding PAS domain S-box protein produces the protein MLADCAEKIIELSPDSIVITAPDGTISGANRLTCELLGYDESEIIGRHFGEITALHIFSDKKFSELIGRGSITRTYVNYVTKSGERIPMQLTGKILTTPDGQPCANLIFAQDMRQVQDIIASLHLTRTFNENALSLIHTGFIALDSNKRILFCNPGFCQLVRQTDLIGDIITDVLSSDTLDEALERAFSQGEEIHNLVIKQPDIRHSPSDLVIKTSLVHFDAGKNLRIMRSSGVAKWQAKTHVLLVVDDITEQIRSQDLENERTSLRRSLAAFEKILGIVGHELRTPLAGLRATTELMQKMNTSPEPDFNQFLDSMHDEVIRMSESVNDLLEVARINSGTAKWTWTLASVERACNQAISTVRKIVKDTAVALNIEIKTYNVQITGDENAIYRLIVNLLTNAHKNTKKGHITITLSSGSEDGHDWLFIQVQDSGTGIPPAIVDKLGEAFALNSGVIGDGYIRGSGLGLAICKGIAAKHGGDISIRSVLGEGTTITVKLRTDLPGPIADGEDSNILRTEAL, from the coding sequence ATGTTAGCAGACTGTGCTGAAAAAATAATTGAGCTGTCGCCAGACAGCATCGTAATTACTGCACCAGATGGCACTATTTCCGGCGCAAATCGACTTACGTGCGAGTTGCTGGGCTACGACGAAAGCGAAATAATTGGGCGCCACTTCGGCGAAATAACCGCACTGCACATCTTTAGCGATAAAAAGTTTTCAGAGCTAATCGGAAGAGGCTCAATAACCCGCACGTACGTAAACTACGTCACAAAGTCGGGCGAACGAATTCCGATGCAGCTAACGGGAAAAATTCTAACAACTCCTGATGGACAACCTTGTGCGAATCTCATCTTTGCCCAAGACATGCGACAAGTCCAAGACATCATCGCTTCGCTGCATCTAACGCGAACGTTTAACGAAAATGCTCTTAGCCTCATTCATACTGGCTTCATTGCACTTGATAGCAACAAGCGCATACTGTTTTGCAACCCAGGGTTTTGTCAACTAGTGAGACAAACGGATTTAATTGGCGACATTATAACAGACGTCCTATCCTCCGACACATTGGACGAGGCATTGGAAAGGGCGTTTAGCCAAGGCGAGGAAATTCACAACCTCGTAATAAAACAACCCGATATCCGCCACTCCCCATCTGACCTAGTAATAAAGACTTCGCTAGTTCATTTTGACGCAGGAAAAAACTTGCGCATAATGCGTTCGAGCGGTGTTGCTAAATGGCAGGCAAAAACTCACGTTCTTCTCGTAGTAGACGATATTACCGAGCAAATTCGCTCTCAAGACCTAGAAAACGAACGAACCAGTTTACGCCGCTCTTTAGCAGCATTCGAAAAAATTCTCGGCATAGTGGGTCACGAGCTAAGAACCCCATTAGCTGGACTAAGAGCTACTACCGAACTAATGCAAAAAATGAACACCTCGCCGGAGCCGGATTTTAATCAATTCCTAGATTCGATGCACGACGAAGTAATTCGCATGAGCGAATCTGTAAATGACTTGCTAGAAGTAGCTAGAATAAACAGCGGCACTGCTAAATGGACATGGACGCTTGCATCCGTAGAGCGCGCATGCAACCAAGCTATTAGCACAGTAAGAAAAATCGTAAAAGACACAGCCGTCGCCCTAAATATCGAAATCAAAACATATAACGTTCAAATTACCGGCGATGAAAATGCCATATACCGCCTCATAGTAAACCTCTTAACAAATGCTCACAAGAACACCAAAAAGGGACATATCACTATAACCCTATCATCGGGGTCAGAAGATGGACACGACTGGTTGTTCATTCAGGTTCAAGACTCCGGCACTGGGATACCCCCAGCAATAGTCGACAAATTGGGCGAAGCATTTGCGCTAAATTCGGGCGTAATTGGAGACGGCTATATTCGTGGCAGCGGACTCGGACTCGCCATTTGCAAGGGAATTGCCGCAAAACACGGCGGCGACATTTCCATTCGATCTGTTCTAGGCGAAGGAACGACAATCACGGTAAAACTTCGCACTGATCTACCCGGGCCTATAGCAGATGGGGAAGACAGCAATATTCTAAGAACCGAGGCACTATGA
- the ade gene encoding adenine deaminase produces the protein MGKQTPQFNNGFEISGNIVDVINRRIFPGTIFIKNQIISQINPHPGTFKTFIMPGFVDAHVHIESSMLSPCEFGRVSLLHGTVASVSDPHEIANVLGLKGIRFMRESASKTPFSICLGAPPCVPATSHETSGATISLSDIEELFRSQTTAYLAEVMNWPGVLARDSDVMGKIAIAKRYNKPIDGHAPGLSGEMARAYVEAGITTDHECSNLEEALEKISYGMNILIREGSAAKNFSSLIELLRYHPKSIMFCSDDLHPNDLLRSHINGLVKRAVGMGFDIFDVLSAACVNPVKHYGLPVGLLQPRDRADFIEVNNLVDFHILQTFIAGKCVAKNASSLLEHVSEETITCMNCKTVSPEDIEVPLEREHIRVIQVIPGELLTEEFIIGAKATNGRVTSDVERDILKLVVINRYRQAPVARAFVRGFNLSSGALSSTVAHDSHNIIAVGVSDEEIVRAVNAIIETAGGIAVASEDSVHVLPLPNAGLMSNAAASCVAAQYEFLDRKSKDLGSRLPAPFMTLSFLALLVIPQLKLSDQGLFDGRAFKYTELFV, from the coding sequence ATGGGCAAGCAAACGCCACAATTCAATAATGGCTTTGAAATTTCCGGCAATATAGTTGATGTCATAAATAGGCGAATTTTCCCAGGCACAATTTTCATTAAAAACCAAATAATTTCGCAAATAAATCCTCATCCAGGAACTTTTAAAACGTTTATAATGCCGGGCTTTGTCGATGCTCACGTTCACATCGAAAGCTCGATGCTTTCGCCATGCGAGTTCGGCCGCGTTTCATTGTTACACGGCACTGTTGCTAGTGTTTCGGATCCTCATGAAATCGCCAATGTACTTGGGCTTAAGGGAATTCGCTTTATGCGTGAAAGCGCCAGCAAAACTCCTTTTTCGATTTGCCTAGGAGCACCACCTTGCGTTCCAGCAACTTCTCATGAAACTTCTGGAGCGACTATCTCGCTTAGCGACATAGAAGAACTCTTTCGTAGCCAAACGACTGCCTACCTAGCGGAAGTAATGAATTGGCCTGGCGTATTGGCTAGAGACTCAGATGTCATGGGGAAAATTGCAATCGCTAAGCGCTACAATAAACCCATCGACGGTCACGCGCCGGGACTCAGTGGAGAAATGGCGCGCGCCTACGTAGAAGCTGGCATCACTACCGATCACGAGTGCAGCAATTTAGAAGAAGCGTTGGAAAAAATTTCATATGGCATGAACATTTTAATTCGCGAGGGCAGCGCGGCTAAGAATTTTAGCTCCCTGATAGAACTTCTTCGGTATCATCCCAAATCAATAATGTTCTGCTCAGACGATCTCCATCCTAACGACTTGTTAAGGTCGCACATTAACGGCTTAGTAAAGCGCGCAGTAGGTATGGGTTTTGATATATTCGATGTTCTCTCCGCAGCTTGCGTGAATCCGGTTAAGCATTACGGTTTGCCAGTTGGGCTCCTTCAACCTCGCGACAGAGCAGATTTTATCGAAGTGAACAACTTAGTCGATTTTCATATATTGCAAACCTTTATTGCTGGAAAGTGCGTTGCAAAAAACGCTTCCTCCCTGCTTGAACACGTGAGCGAAGAAACCATCACGTGCATGAATTGCAAAACAGTATCACCAGAAGACATAGAAGTCCCACTAGAGAGAGAACATATTCGAGTAATCCAAGTAATTCCAGGCGAACTACTAACTGAGGAATTCATTATCGGGGCAAAAGCGACTAACGGTCGCGTGACTAGCGACGTAGAGAGGGATATACTAAAATTAGTAGTAATAAACCGTTATCGCCAAGCACCTGTGGCTCGCGCCTTTGTGCGCGGTTTTAATCTGTCCTCTGGAGCTCTGAGTTCAACGGTAGCGCATGACAGCCATAACATTATAGCGGTGGGAGTTAGCGACGAGGAGATAGTGAGAGCAGTCAATGCCATTATCGAGACCGCTGGCGGAATAGCAGTCGCGAGCGAAGATAGTGTTCATGTGCTTCCCCTGCCAAATGCAGGGCTCATGTCAAACGCTGCCGCTAGCTGCGTTGCAGCTCAATACGAATTTCTCGATCGCAAAAGTAAAGATCTAGGGTCCCGGCTACCTGCACCTTTTATGACTTTGTCCTTCCTAGCACTACTGGTAATTCCACAACTAAAGTTGAGCGACCAGGGATTGTTTGACGGCAGGGCGTTTAAATATACGGAATTATTTGTATAA
- a CDS encoding 3-hydroxybutyryl-CoA dehydrogenase, with protein sequence MSDTIFLTDKNTKCVGVIGAGQMGAGIAQVFASANFSVLLFDVAQKFVDNAFSGIKSRLERAVSKGQLTAEQRQQIENNIKTSTNLEGIAHADIIVEAIVENEEEKTKLFSNLDTICKRQTVLASNTSSISITKLAAATKRPSQVVGMHFMNPVPVMQLVELIRGLQTSDNTYNLVRDLTLKLNKTPVTAKRDFPGFIVNRILIPMLNEAVYVLMEGIASAEDIDEAMKLGTNQPMGPLALADFVGLDTCLAIAQIFHREFGDDKYRPCPLLVKYVEAGWLGRKTNRGFYQY encoded by the coding sequence ATGTCAGACACAATCTTTCTAACAGATAAAAACACTAAATGCGTGGGCGTTATCGGAGCGGGACAGATGGGAGCTGGAATTGCCCAGGTCTTTGCCTCAGCAAATTTTAGTGTTTTGCTATTCGATGTTGCCCAAAAGTTTGTCGACAATGCTTTTTCTGGAATCAAATCGCGACTAGAGCGTGCCGTCTCTAAAGGTCAGCTTACCGCAGAGCAGCGCCAGCAAATTGAAAACAACATTAAGACATCTACCAACCTCGAGGGAATAGCCCATGCGGACATAATTGTAGAAGCAATCGTAGAAAACGAAGAAGAGAAAACAAAACTCTTTTCCAACCTCGACACTATATGCAAACGCCAAACGGTCTTAGCAAGCAATACGTCCTCTATCTCCATAACAAAACTCGCAGCTGCTACCAAAAGGCCATCTCAAGTGGTTGGAATGCATTTTATGAACCCGGTGCCAGTAATGCAATTAGTCGAACTTATTCGCGGCTTACAGACAAGCGATAACACATATAATTTAGTTAGAGATTTGACGCTTAAACTTAACAAAACCCCAGTAACCGCTAAGCGAGATTTTCCAGGTTTTATCGTAAATCGAATTTTAATCCCAATGTTAAACGAGGCCGTGTACGTCCTAATGGAAGGCATTGCCTCCGCGGAGGACATAGATGAAGCAATGAAACTTGGCACTAATCAGCCAATGGGGCCATTGGCTCTAGCAGATTTTGTTGGTCTAGATACCTGCTTAGCCATAGCGCAAATATTTCACCGCGAGTTTGGGGACGATAAATATCGACCCTGCCCTCTTTTGGTAAAATACGTAGAGGCTGGCTGGCTAGGCCGAAAAACCAATAGAGGTTTTTATCAGTATTAA
- a CDS encoding flippase-like domain-containing protein has protein sequence MNTDLTKKSCFSLLLRLVVSGLLLAVAYTSVDINSLIDTFKMLSPKTAILLGIMYTTGQVFSALKWRKIVDGAGIKRGPAEIIRAYFFGMFVNTFALGTVGGDVARSLALKPESGRRTIALATAVADRVHGLLVLIAIGAISSLFLHPRGPAEMIALVAGPILIVLCLGLWLGPRAVAHLLRNSKRFGPHAQQIAAAFPNRFRTVMTISSMSLVVHILQISMHYFITSELNANITLAYLFAVVPMVNVASSLPLSINGLGIREGMYILLFTPLGISRETAVAFGAIWILIVTAVSALGGIIVSINNKIEFAKELRAVADEKSMVA, from the coding sequence ATGAATACTGATTTGACGAAGAAATCTTGTTTTTCACTTTTACTTCGCTTAGTCGTTAGCGGGCTACTATTAGCCGTCGCGTACACAAGTGTTGACATCAATAGCCTTATTGACACATTTAAAATGCTATCGCCTAAGACCGCAATTTTATTGGGTATTATGTATACCACTGGACAGGTATTTAGTGCTCTAAAATGGAGAAAGATTGTAGACGGTGCTGGTATTAAGAGAGGTCCTGCTGAGATTATTCGCGCTTATTTTTTTGGCATGTTCGTAAACACGTTTGCACTTGGAACCGTCGGGGGTGACGTAGCTCGGAGTTTGGCACTAAAACCCGAAAGCGGAAGGCGAACGATAGCTTTAGCCACAGCCGTAGCCGATCGAGTTCATGGGCTCTTGGTACTAATAGCGATCGGGGCCATTTCTTCTCTTTTCCTGCACCCACGAGGACCGGCAGAAATGATTGCCCTAGTCGCTGGCCCCATACTCATTGTTCTTTGCCTGGGCTTATGGCTGGGCCCGAGAGCAGTCGCTCACTTGCTTAGGAACTCTAAACGCTTCGGCCCTCATGCACAACAAATTGCCGCTGCATTCCCTAACCGCTTTCGAACGGTAATGACGATCTCCTCGATGTCGCTAGTCGTTCACATTTTACAAATCTCGATGCATTACTTCATTACTTCAGAACTTAACGCTAACATTACACTTGCATATCTATTTGCAGTTGTGCCAATGGTCAATGTTGCTAGCTCTCTACCCTTAAGCATCAATGGCCTTGGCATAAGAGAGGGCATGTATATTCTGCTCTTTACTCCACTAGGCATTTCGCGGGAAACAGCGGTCGCCTTTGGCGCCATATGGATTTTAATAGTAACTGCCGTTAGTGCTTTAGGTGGAATAATCGTTAGCATAAACAACAAGATCGAATTTGCTAAAGAGTTGAGAGCTGTGGCCGACGAAAAAAGCATGGTCGCGTAG